The Streptomyces sp. V4I8 genome includes the window CGTGCGGGGCCAGCGCGGGAAGCAGTTTGCGCCAGGCGTAGCTCCACGTGGGATTGCCGTGCAGGAACAGCAGCGGTTCACCGGCACCGAGGTCCACGTAGTGCTGGCCGGTCGTGGGTACGAGGCGCCAGTGGTCGCGAGCGGGGTAGCCGGGCAGCAGCTGCTGGAGGAGGGGCGAGTGCGTGGCGTCGGCCGGGCGCCGGCTGTCGGCGGTCACCAGCGGATCAGCGCCAGACCGAAGCTCATGCCGCTGGCCAGGCCGAGCATCGCGACGGTGTCCCCGGGCTCGATGCGGTCGGTCTCCAGCGCCTTGACCAGTTGCAGGGGCAAGGACGCCGCGGCGCAGTTGCCGTGCTCGGCCACGGTGGGCATGCACCGGTCGGCGGGCAGGGGGAGCTTGTCGACCATCTCCTGGAACTGTGGCATGCCGATCTGGTGCACGGCGATGAAGGCGCTGGAGCGGACCGTCTCCAACTCCCGCTCGGCCGCCCGCTGGAGGAACGGCAGACCCTCGCCGGCGGTCGTGCGCAGCAGGTCGCCGTTCAACCGGATGGTCATGTGCTCGTCGTCGAACGCCCGCGGATGCATGGTGCCGCCACCGCTCACGGTGCAGGCGTTCCAGGCGGTGGAGTCCGCGGTGAACCGGAGGGCGAGCACTCCGGGGTCGCCGTCCCCGGCGGGCCCCGCGGTGAGCAGCAGGGCGGCACCGGCGTCGGAGACGGTGTAGCCGGGCATGGCCCGCAACAGGGCCTCATGG containing:
- a CDS encoding 3-oxoacyl-ACP synthase III family protein → MTGRYGGAVLEAPRARLTAIAVHLPSRYRTMEEIRAGIAAAGSPYVPRPGLIEDITGVRGVHACEEGVCASDLAAAAARKALADAGLTIGEVDLLLFAATSKDMIEPSTSHLVAAKLGATCPVFDVTNACNSVLNAMEVASAFIATRRYRRVLIACGEVGSTVTRWHVPDHEALLRAMPGYTVSDAGAALLLTAGPAGDGDPGVLALRFTADSTAWNACTVSGGGTMHPRAFDDEHMTIRLNGDLLRTTAGEGLPFLQRAAERELETVRSSAFIAVHQIGMPQFQEMVDKLPLPADRCMPTVAEHGNCAAASLPLQLVKALETDRIEPGDTVAMLGLASGMSFGLALIRW